Part of the Paeniglutamicibacter sulfureus genome, ATTCGGGCCACCTACGAGCGGTTGATCCCGCTGGCGGGCGACAACATCATGGTGGTCACCGGTCGCGCGCACCGCACCGCGGTGCTGGCGCAATTGCCGGAGCTCGGCGACCTGAACCTGGTCCTTGAGCCGGATCCCAAGGACTCCGCGGCAGCCATCGGCCTGGCCGCGGCGATCCTGTACCTGCGCAACCCGGAGACCATCATGGGTTCCTTCGCCGCGGACCAGGTCATCGTCCCGGTGGAGGTCTTCCAGGAGGCCGTGCGCGAGGCGATCCACACCGCCGCCACCGGCAAGATCGTCACCATCGGCATCCGTCCGACCCTGCCGTCCACCGGCTTCGGCTACATCCGGGCCGGGGAGCGCATGGACATCTCCGGCGCACCCACCGCGCGCGACGTGGTCGAGTTCGTGGAGAAGCCCGACGAGGACACCGCCCGTCGCTACCTCGCCGACGGCGGCTACCTGTGGAACGCAGGAATGTTCGTGGCCCCGGTGTCACTGATGCTCGAGCACCTGCAGCGCAGCCAGCCGGAGCTGCACGCCGGCCTCATGGAAATCGCAGCCGCCTGGGAAACCGGCGATCGCGTGGCGACCATGGACCGCATCTGGCCAACGCTGCCCAAGATTGCCATCGACTACGCAGTGGCCGAGCCTGCCGCCGCGGCCGGGGACGTGGCCGTGATTCCCGGGGTGTTCAACTGGGACGACGTCGGAGACTTTGCCGCCATCGGCCGGCTGAATCCGGCCAGCGAGAAGACAGGCGTCACCGTGGTGGGCGCGAACCCGCGCGTGTACTCGGACAACGCGACCGGCGTGGTGGTCACCGACTCCAAGCGCGTCATTGCCCTGATCGGCATCCACGACGTGGTCGTGGTGGACACTCCCGACGCGCTGCTGGTCACCACCAAGGAGCATGCCCAGTCGGTGAAGGGCACCGTGGAAAAGCTCAAGGCCGAGGGCGCCGTCGACGTCCTGTAGGTGCAGGGGCCGGAAGCCGCCGGCACGTTCCGATGCCCCGCGGCAGTGCTGAAGAAGCGTTTGCCGCGGGGCATTTTCATTCGGCGGAAACGGTTGCGCATCAGCGTCCGCATTGTAAAGGAGGCGAAAGTGAGCGAGGCAACAATTGGAAGCGAACAGCGCAAGCTCAGGTCCCAGCGCGTATTGTCGGTAAGGTGCGCACGAGTATGAATGAAGACCTGAAGATTCCCTCCGTCAAGCCCTGGGTGAAGCCCATGGTTGGCGAGCTGGTGGCATTCCGTCGAGAGGTCCATGCGAATCCGGAGCTCTCGTTCGTGGAATACAAGACGACCGAACGGATCCTCACCCGGCTGCGCGAGGTGGGCTTGGCCCCTGTCGCGCTGGAGGACACCGGTGCGTACGTAGACATCGGCGAGGGGCCCATCGCCCTGGCGCTGCGCGCGGACATCGACGCGCTGCCGATCCTGGAGGAAACGGGCCTGGACTACGCCTCGGTGGTGGACGGGGTTGCGCATGCCTGCGGCCACGACATCCACACCACCGTGATGCTCGGGGTTGCCAAAGTGCTCAAGGCCATCGACGACCAGTCGCCGCTGGGCGCGAGGATCCGCGTGATCTTCCAGCCCGCCGAGGAAAAGATGCCAGGCGGCGCACTGAACGTTATTGCCGCCGGCGTCTTGGACGACGTCCCGCGCATCGTGGCCTTGCACTGCGAGCCGCGCATCGACGCCGGAAAGATCGGCACCCGAATCGGCGCGATCACCAGCGCGTCCGACACCATCAAGATCGAACTCGTCGGCCGCGGCGGGCACACCTCCCGCCCGCACCTGACCGAGGACCTGGTCTTCGCGATGAGCCAGATCGCCACGAACGTGCCGGCTGTCCTGGGCCGGCGCATCGACGTGCGCAGCGCGGTCTCCGTGGTCTGGGGCCAAATCCATGCCGGCAGCGCTCCCAACGCGATCCCTGCCACCGGCTATTTGGCCGGAACCATGCGCTGCCTCGACGGGGAAGCCTGGAAGGGCGCCGGGGACCTGCTGGACGAAGTGGTGCGCCAGGTGGCAAGCCCCTACGGAGTCGAGGTCAAGCTCGAGCACATCCGCGGCGTCCCCCCGGTGATCAACACCGAAGAGGAGACCGACCTCATTGAGGATTCGGCGCGCGCCGAGTTCGGTTCCGGATCCATCGTGCTCACCCCGCAATCCATGGGAGGGGAGGACTTCGCCTGGATGACCAGCAAGGTGCCCGGCGCCATGATGCGCCTGGGCACGCGAACCCGGGGCGGGGAAAACTACGACCTGCACCGCGGGGACTACATTCCCGACGAATCAGCCATCGAGGTGGGCGTGACGGTCATGGCCTCGGCAGCCCTCCGGGCCATCGAACAGCTGCGGTTGGCTACCGAGGAGTAGGTCCGATCCGTAGCGTTATCTGGTTGTAACCTTCTTCCATAATGCGTCAAGCGTTTTACAGGTTAGGCTATGTGGTTGTGAAGCCGTTCCTTCCGAACGCGTCCTGCCCCACAATCGTGGGGGGCCCGGGTCGTCGTGGGAAGCAGTGGATTCATGCCGGCGCGGCAAGTTGCCGGCGGCAGTGCCCCACCAATCGTGGGCATGGATTCTTTGTCGGGTAGCTCCCGGGAATCCGGGCCACGGTACTTGTAGCTCGTAACTATATGGAGGAACTCCCTATGCGCAACATCAAGCGCAAGACCGGTATGGCTGCTGCCGTGCTCGGCATTTCTGCACTCGTCCTGACGGCCTGTGGCGCTGCCCCCGAGGAAGGCAACGGCGGCCCGGACGCGGCATCGGACTACTTGGGCTGCATCGTTTCCGACTCCGGCGGATTCGACGACCAGTCCTTCAACGAA contains:
- a CDS encoding amidohydrolase: MNEDLKIPSVKPWVKPMVGELVAFRREVHANPELSFVEYKTTERILTRLREVGLAPVALEDTGAYVDIGEGPIALALRADIDALPILEETGLDYASVVDGVAHACGHDIHTTVMLGVAKVLKAIDDQSPLGARIRVIFQPAEEKMPGGALNVIAAGVLDDVPRIVALHCEPRIDAGKIGTRIGAITSASDTIKIELVGRGGHTSRPHLTEDLVFAMSQIATNVPAVLGRRIDVRSAVSVVWGQIHAGSAPNAIPATGYLAGTMRCLDGEAWKGAGDLLDEVVRQVASPYGVEVKLEHIRGVPPVINTEEETDLIEDSARAEFGSGSIVLTPQSMGGEDFAWMTSKVPGAMMRLGTRTRGGENYDLHRGDYIPDESAIEVGVTVMASAALRAIEQLRLATEE
- a CDS encoding mannose-1-phosphate guanylyltransferase, with the protein product MNAELMARFHGVIPAGGVGTRLWPLSRAAAPKFLHDLTGSGSTLIRATYERLIPLAGDNIMVVTGRAHRTAVLAQLPELGDLNLVLEPDPKDSAAAIGLAAAILYLRNPETIMGSFAADQVIVPVEVFQEAVREAIHTAATGKIVTIGIRPTLPSTGFGYIRAGERMDISGAPTARDVVEFVEKPDEDTARRYLADGGYLWNAGMFVAPVSLMLEHLQRSQPELHAGLMEIAAAWETGDRVATMDRIWPTLPKIAIDYAVAEPAAAAGDVAVIPGVFNWDDVGDFAAIGRLNPASEKTGVTVVGANPRVYSDNATGVVVTDSKRVIALIGIHDVVVVDTPDALLVTTKEHAQSVKGTVEKLKAEGAVDVL